One genomic region from Curtobacterium sp. 9128 encodes:
- the pnuC gene encoding nicotinamide riboside transporter PnuC, with protein MGIVRWLFDAQIVVGDQTVLWREVIGNVFGLLSALGGMRRKVWAWPVGIVGNVLLFTVFMGALFDTPNPVNLLGQAGRQVMFIIVSVYGWYRWTHRPAESTTVIDPKWASWRTRGLLVVGMVGGTLVLTPVFRALGSYEPVWSDAWIFVGSLLATYGMAKGWVEFWLIWVAVDLVGVPLLFSAGYYASGLMYVFYGVFTLTGFFVWMRQRTKPPAAPVTVG; from the coding sequence ATGGGCATCGTGCGCTGGCTGTTCGACGCGCAGATCGTCGTCGGAGACCAGACCGTGCTCTGGCGCGAGGTGATCGGCAACGTCTTCGGGCTGCTCAGCGCCCTCGGCGGCATGCGCCGCAAGGTGTGGGCGTGGCCCGTCGGCATCGTCGGCAACGTCCTGCTCTTCACGGTCTTCATGGGTGCGCTCTTCGACACCCCGAACCCGGTCAACCTGCTCGGCCAGGCCGGACGCCAGGTGATGTTCATCATCGTCAGCGTCTACGGCTGGTACCGCTGGACCCATCGCCCCGCCGAGTCGACGACCGTCATCGACCCGAAGTGGGCGTCGTGGCGGACCCGTGGACTGCTCGTCGTCGGCATGGTCGGCGGGACGCTCGTGCTGACGCCGGTCTTCCGCGCCCTGGGGTCGTACGAGCCGGTGTGGAGCGATGCCTGGATCTTCGTCGGGTCCCTGCTCGCGACCTACGGCATGGCGAAGGGCTGGGTCGAGTTCTGGCTCATCTGGGTCGCCGTGGACCTGGTGGGCGTCCCGCTGCTGTTCTCCGCCGGGTACTACGCGTCCGGGCTGATGTACGTCTTCTACGGCGTCTTCACCCTGACCGGCTTCTTCGTCT
- a CDS encoding alternate-type signal peptide domain-containing protein, translated as MHKIVTGAIAGAAGVALLLGGAGTFALWNASASTAASAVSSGTLTLSAANDGVWTDITNGRSTTINPANVLMVPGNKYQFTQTLNIGATGQDLKANLTYASQSITGDSALVAATTKTLAVTSTSASVVQSTSNANTFVVSPSSTTSPVKVVFTIELPSSATTGQNGTVNVGALAFTLTQTAIGS; from the coding sequence ATGCACAAGATCGTCACCGGTGCCATCGCCGGCGCCGCCGGCGTCGCGCTCCTCCTCGGCGGAGCGGGCACCTTCGCCCTCTGGAACGCCAGCGCCTCCACCGCCGCCAGCGCTGTCAGCTCGGGCACGCTCACGCTCAGCGCGGCGAACGACGGCGTCTGGACCGACATCACCAACGGACGCTCGACGACCATCAACCCCGCGAACGTCCTCATGGTGCCCGGCAACAAGTACCAGTTCACGCAGACGCTGAACATCGGCGCGACCGGCCAGGACCTCAAGGCCAACCTGACCTACGCGAGCCAGAGCATCACGGGCGACTCGGCCCTGGTCGCCGCGACCACGAAGACGCTCGCCGTGACCTCGACGAGCGCGTCGGTCGTGCAGTCGACCTCGAATGCGAACACCTTCGTGGTGTCGCCGTCGAGCACCACCTCCCCCGTCAAGGTCGTCTTCACGATCGAGCTGCCGTCCTCGGCGACGACGGGCCAGAACGGCACCGTGAACGTCGGTGCGCTCGCCTTCACGCTGACGCAGACCGCGATCGGCTCCTGA